From one Vanacampus margaritifer isolate UIUO_Vmar chromosome 12, RoL_Vmar_1.0, whole genome shotgun sequence genomic stretch:
- the tppp3 gene encoding tubulin polymerization-promoting protein family member 3 — protein MAENLNSDSLFSAFSRFAVHGDTMASGTEMNGKNWVKLCKDCKIIDGKNVTATDVDIVFSKVKQKSARVITFNEFMQALQELAPRRFKGKTREEAIMAIYQMAESGEPSKFGVTKTVKAGAVGRLTDTSLYTGAHKERFDESGRGRGREGREDIVENTGYVSSYKNEGTFDGKMNSEK, from the exons ATGGCAGAGAATTTGAACTCGGATTCGCTGTTTTCAGCGTTCAGTCGTTTCGCGGTCCACGGTGACACCATGGCCAGCGGAACGGAAATGAACGGGAAGAACTGGGTTAAACTCTGCAAGGATTGCAAGATCATCGACGGCAAGAACGTCACCGCAACCGACGTTGACATCGTCTTCTCCAAAGTCAA GCAGAAGTCGGCCCGCGTGATCACCTTTAATGAGTTCatgcaagctctgcaggagttGGCACCAAGGAGATTCAAGGGCAAAACCCGCGAGGAGGCCATCATGGCCATCTATCAAATGGCAGAGTCTGGAGAGCCCAGCAAATTTGGAGTCACG AAGACCGTAAAGGCTGGCGCAGTAGGCCGTCTGACGGACACGTCTTTGTACACGGGGGCGCACAAGGAACGCTTTGACGAGAGCGGCCGAGGACGAGGACGCGAGGGACGAGAGGACATCGTTGAAAACACGGGATACGTCAGCTCCTACAAAAACGAAGGAACGTTTGACGGCAAAATGAATTCTGAAAAATGA